The Arachis hypogaea cultivar Tifrunner chromosome 19, arahy.Tifrunner.gnm2.J5K5, whole genome shotgun sequence genome has a window encoding:
- the LOC112777596 gene encoding uncharacterized protein — translation MPRLSSAEVAATIVDDASMGSPPKTQSNSVPQRRPLFWRVERGGRGRILAPNMENPIYHIPKNFAMWFRPIADMSLTRDECHLGTYIFAKNEEMRETENLFKHYELTLPHGKFLSLRPECMPHFDVVKTVAMLSYLQAKANPVPRCWFFPSAFAAEILFQTLMEHVIESYARRWMPPTQELEHVFVPICEPPETW, via the exons ATGCCGCGGTTGTCGAGCGCAGAGGTGGCTGCAACCATCGTTGACGATGCATCCATGGGCTCCCCTCCCAAGACCCAATCCAACTCGGTGCCGCAGAGACGACCGCTGTTTTGGCGTGTTGAAAGGGGGGGTCGGGGACGCATTCTGGCGCCGAACATGGAGAACCCGATTTACCACATCCCTAAG AATTTTGCCATGTGGTTCAGGCCCATTGCCGATATGAGTCTGACTAGGGACGAGTGCCACCTTGGGACGTATATATTTGccaaaaatgaagaaatgag GGAAACAGAGAACTTATTTAAGCATTACGAGCTAACCCTGCCTCACGGAAAGTTCTTATCCCTTAGGCCCGAATGCATGCCCCACTTTGAT GTCGTCAAAACTGTTGCAATGCTTTCCTATCTTCAAGCCAAGGCAAACCCTGTGCCCCGTTGCTGGTTCTTTCCGTCAGCATTTGCCGCTGAGATCTTGTTCCAAACTCTGATGGAACATGTAATAGAGAGCTATGCGAGACGCTGGATGCCACCAACTCAAGAACTTGAGCAT GTCTTTGTACCCATTTGCGAGCCACCTGAGACTTGGTAA